A genomic window from Enoplosus armatus isolate fEnoArm2 chromosome 20, fEnoArm2.hap1, whole genome shotgun sequence includes:
- the cops3 gene encoding COP9 signalosome complex subunit 3 isoform X2 — protein sequence MTQLCELINKSGELLAKNLSHLDTVLGALDIQEHSLGVLAVLFVKFSMPNIPDFETLFSQVQLFISTCNGEHIRYATDTFAGLCHQLTNALVERKQPLRGVVVLKQAIDKMQMNTNQLTSVHADLCQLCLLAKCFKPALPFLELDMMDICKENGAYDAKHFLCYYYYGGMIYTGLKNFERALYFYEQAITTPAMAVSHIMLEAYKKYILVSLILHGKVQPLPKYTSQIVGRFIKPLSNAYHELAQVYTTNNPAELRSVVNKHSETFTRDNNTGLVKQCLSSLYKKNIQRLTKTFLTLSLQDMASRVQLSGPQEAEKYVLHMIEDGEIYASINQKDGMVCFHDNPEKYNNPAMLHKIDQEMLKCIELDEKLKSMDQEITVNPQFVQKSMGSQEDDVGSKTSSYS from the exons ATGACTCAGCTGTGTGAGTTGATCAACAAGAGTGGGGAGCTGCTGGCCAAAAATCTGTCCCACCTGGACACGGTGCTGGGGGCCTTGGACATCCAGGAGCACTCCCTAGGCGTGCTGGCTGTGCT ATTTGTGAAGTTCTCCATGCCAAACATCCCTGACTTTGAGACGCTCTTCTCCCAAGTCCAGCTCTTCATCAGTACCTGCAATGGGGAGCACATTAGATATGCAACAGACACTT ttGCTGGTCTCTGCCACCAGCTGACAAACGCCCTTGTGGAGCGGAAACAG CCATTGAGGGGCGTTGTCGTCCTAAAACAGGCAATAGACAAAATGCAGATGAACACAAACCAACTTACCTCAGTTCATGCAGACCTGTGTCAG CTGTGCTTGTTAGCAAAGTGTTTCAAGCCCGCCCTGCCCTTCTTGGAGTTGGACATGATGGACATCTGTAAGGAGAACGGCGCTTACGACGCAAAGCACTTTTTATGTTACTACTACTATGGTGGCATGATCTACACAGGCCTCAAAAACTTCGAAAGAGCACTGTATTTTTATGAAcag GCAATAACCACTCCAGCCATGGCAGTGAGCCACATCATGTTGGAAGCCTATAAAAAATACATCCTGGTGTCACTCATTCTCCACGGCAAAGTGCAGCCGCTGCCCAAATACACCTCACAAATAGTCGGGAGGTTCATCAAG CCCCTGAGCAACGCATACCACGAGTTAGCTCAGGTCTACACCACCAACAACCCAGCCGAGCTGCGCAGCGTGGTTAACAAACACAGCGAGACGTTCACACGAGACAACAACACGGGCCTGGTCAAACAGTGCCTCTCCTCCCTGTACAAGAAGAACATCCAGAGGTTAACAAAG ACCTTCCTGACGCTGTCTTTGCAAGACATGGCGAGTCGAGTGCAGCTGTCAGGCCCCCAGGAAGCAGAGAAATACGTCTTACACATG ATTGAAGACGGTGAGATCTACGCTAGCATTAACCAAAAGGATGGCATGGTCTGCTTCCACGACAACCCCGAAAAATACAACAACCCAGCAATGCTCCACAAAATTGACCAAGAG ATGTTGAAATGTATAGAGCTGGATGAGAAACTAAAGTCTATGGATCAGGAAATCACAGTAAACCCACAATTTGTGCAGAAG agTATGGGATCGCAGGAGGACGATGTTGGTAGCAAAACATCAAGTTATTCCTGA
- the cops3 gene encoding COP9 signalosome complex subunit 3 isoform X3: MASALEQFVNNVRQLSAQGQMTQLCELINKSGELLAKNLSHLDTVLGALDIQEHSLGVLAVLFVKFSMPNIPDFETLFSQVQLFISTCNGEHIRYATDTFAGLCHQLTNALVERKQPLRGVVVLKQAIDKMQMNTNQLTSVHADLCQLCLLAKCFKPALPFLELDMMDICKENGAYDAKHFLCYYYYGGMIYTGLKNFERALYFYEQAITTPAMAVSHIMLEAYKKYILVSLILHGKVQPLPKYTSQIVGRFIKTFLTLSLQDMASRVQLSGPQEAEKYVLHMIEDGEIYASINQKDGMVCFHDNPEKYNNPAMLHKIDQEMLKCIELDEKLKSMDQEITVNPQFVQKSMGSQEDDVGSKTSSYS; the protein is encoded by the exons ATGGCTTCAGCCTTGGAGCAGTTTGTGAACAATGTGCGGCAGCTCTCCGCTCAAG GCCAGATGACTCAGCTGTGTGAGTTGATCAACAAGAGTGGGGAGCTGCTGGCCAAAAATCTGTCCCACCTGGACACGGTGCTGGGGGCCTTGGACATCCAGGAGCACTCCCTAGGCGTGCTGGCTGTGCT ATTTGTGAAGTTCTCCATGCCAAACATCCCTGACTTTGAGACGCTCTTCTCCCAAGTCCAGCTCTTCATCAGTACCTGCAATGGGGAGCACATTAGATATGCAACAGACACTT ttGCTGGTCTCTGCCACCAGCTGACAAACGCCCTTGTGGAGCGGAAACAG CCATTGAGGGGCGTTGTCGTCCTAAAACAGGCAATAGACAAAATGCAGATGAACACAAACCAACTTACCTCAGTTCATGCAGACCTGTGTCAG CTGTGCTTGTTAGCAAAGTGTTTCAAGCCCGCCCTGCCCTTCTTGGAGTTGGACATGATGGACATCTGTAAGGAGAACGGCGCTTACGACGCAAAGCACTTTTTATGTTACTACTACTATGGTGGCATGATCTACACAGGCCTCAAAAACTTCGAAAGAGCACTGTATTTTTATGAAcag GCAATAACCACTCCAGCCATGGCAGTGAGCCACATCATGTTGGAAGCCTATAAAAAATACATCCTGGTGTCACTCATTCTCCACGGCAAAGTGCAGCCGCTGCCCAAATACACCTCACAAATAGTCGGGAGGTTCATCAAG ACCTTCCTGACGCTGTCTTTGCAAGACATGGCGAGTCGAGTGCAGCTGTCAGGCCCCCAGGAAGCAGAGAAATACGTCTTACACATG ATTGAAGACGGTGAGATCTACGCTAGCATTAACCAAAAGGATGGCATGGTCTGCTTCCACGACAACCCCGAAAAATACAACAACCCAGCAATGCTCCACAAAATTGACCAAGAG ATGTTGAAATGTATAGAGCTGGATGAGAAACTAAAGTCTATGGATCAGGAAATCACAGTAAACCCACAATTTGTGCAGAAG agTATGGGATCGCAGGAGGACGATGTTGGTAGCAAAACATCAAGTTATTCCTGA
- the cops3 gene encoding COP9 signalosome complex subunit 3 isoform X1 produces the protein MASALEQFVNNVRQLSAQGQMTQLCELINKSGELLAKNLSHLDTVLGALDIQEHSLGVLAVLFVKFSMPNIPDFETLFSQVQLFISTCNGEHIRYATDTFAGLCHQLTNALVERKQPLRGVVVLKQAIDKMQMNTNQLTSVHADLCQLCLLAKCFKPALPFLELDMMDICKENGAYDAKHFLCYYYYGGMIYTGLKNFERALYFYEQAITTPAMAVSHIMLEAYKKYILVSLILHGKVQPLPKYTSQIVGRFIKPLSNAYHELAQVYTTNNPAELRSVVNKHSETFTRDNNTGLVKQCLSSLYKKNIQRLTKTFLTLSLQDMASRVQLSGPQEAEKYVLHMIEDGEIYASINQKDGMVCFHDNPEKYNNPAMLHKIDQEMLKCIELDEKLKSMDQEITVNPQFVQKSMGSQEDDVGSKTSSYS, from the exons ATGGCTTCAGCCTTGGAGCAGTTTGTGAACAATGTGCGGCAGCTCTCCGCTCAAG GCCAGATGACTCAGCTGTGTGAGTTGATCAACAAGAGTGGGGAGCTGCTGGCCAAAAATCTGTCCCACCTGGACACGGTGCTGGGGGCCTTGGACATCCAGGAGCACTCCCTAGGCGTGCTGGCTGTGCT ATTTGTGAAGTTCTCCATGCCAAACATCCCTGACTTTGAGACGCTCTTCTCCCAAGTCCAGCTCTTCATCAGTACCTGCAATGGGGAGCACATTAGATATGCAACAGACACTT ttGCTGGTCTCTGCCACCAGCTGACAAACGCCCTTGTGGAGCGGAAACAG CCATTGAGGGGCGTTGTCGTCCTAAAACAGGCAATAGACAAAATGCAGATGAACACAAACCAACTTACCTCAGTTCATGCAGACCTGTGTCAG CTGTGCTTGTTAGCAAAGTGTTTCAAGCCCGCCCTGCCCTTCTTGGAGTTGGACATGATGGACATCTGTAAGGAGAACGGCGCTTACGACGCAAAGCACTTTTTATGTTACTACTACTATGGTGGCATGATCTACACAGGCCTCAAAAACTTCGAAAGAGCACTGTATTTTTATGAAcag GCAATAACCACTCCAGCCATGGCAGTGAGCCACATCATGTTGGAAGCCTATAAAAAATACATCCTGGTGTCACTCATTCTCCACGGCAAAGTGCAGCCGCTGCCCAAATACACCTCACAAATAGTCGGGAGGTTCATCAAG CCCCTGAGCAACGCATACCACGAGTTAGCTCAGGTCTACACCACCAACAACCCAGCCGAGCTGCGCAGCGTGGTTAACAAACACAGCGAGACGTTCACACGAGACAACAACACGGGCCTGGTCAAACAGTGCCTCTCCTCCCTGTACAAGAAGAACATCCAGAGGTTAACAAAG ACCTTCCTGACGCTGTCTTTGCAAGACATGGCGAGTCGAGTGCAGCTGTCAGGCCCCCAGGAAGCAGAGAAATACGTCTTACACATG ATTGAAGACGGTGAGATCTACGCTAGCATTAACCAAAAGGATGGCATGGTCTGCTTCCACGACAACCCCGAAAAATACAACAACCCAGCAATGCTCCACAAAATTGACCAAGAG ATGTTGAAATGTATAGAGCTGGATGAGAAACTAAAGTCTATGGATCAGGAAATCACAGTAAACCCACAATTTGTGCAGAAG agTATGGGATCGCAGGAGGACGATGTTGGTAGCAAAACATCAAGTTATTCCTGA